A genomic segment from Desulfurobacterium pacificum encodes:
- the fabG gene encoding 3-oxoacyl-[acyl-carrier-protein] reductase: MNFEGKVVLVTGGTRGIGRAIAEAFKNAGATVYITGTSEERTKKVAEELGVKGLKMDVTNREEVKKGVDEVLKAEEKIDVLVNNAGITRDTLFIRMKDEDWDAVINTNLNGVYNVTKAVIPAMVKQRSGNVINISSVVGFTGNVGQVNYSATKSALLGFTKSLAKELGGRNIRVNCIAPGYITTDMTEKIPEKIKQELLKSIPLKREGKPEEIANVCLFLASDMASYITGTVIHVNGGLF; encoded by the coding sequence ATGAACTTTGAAGGAAAAGTGGTTTTAGTAACAGGAGGAACGAGAGGTATTGGAAGAGCAATCGCAGAAGCGTTCAAAAACGCAGGTGCTACAGTTTATATCACTGGAACGTCTGAAGAAAGAACAAAAAAAGTTGCAGAAGAGTTGGGCGTTAAAGGCTTAAAAATGGACGTAACAAACAGGGAAGAGGTAAAGAAGGGCGTTGACGAAGTTTTAAAAGCGGAAGAAAAAATTGACGTTTTAGTAAACAACGCAGGAATAACAAGAGATACTCTGTTCATAAGAATGAAAGATGAAGATTGGGACGCAGTTATAAATACGAACCTGAACGGCGTATACAACGTAACTAAAGCAGTTATTCCTGCAATGGTAAAACAGAGAAGCGGAAACGTAATAAACATCTCTTCAGTTGTAGGTTTTACGGGGAACGTGGGACAGGTTAACTACTCTGCTACAAAGTCTGCTCTTTTAGGTTTTACAAAATCACTTGCAAAAGAGTTAGGCGGAAGGAATATCAGGGTAAACTGCATAGCACCTGGCTACATAACAACGGACATGACTGAAAAGATACCCGAAAAAATCAAACAGGAACTTCTTAAGTCTATTCCCTTAAAAAGAGAAGGAAAGCCGGAAGAAATTGCAAACGTTTGTTTATTTTTAGCTTCAGACATGGCTTCTTACATTACAGGAACTGTGATTCACGTCAACGGTGGACTTTTTTAG
- the acpP gene encoding acyl carrier protein — MENIEQKVREIVADRLGVDPEEVTPEASFIEDLGADSLDTVELVMALEEEFGIEIPDEDAEKIQTVGDAIEYIQKHL, encoded by the coding sequence ATGGAAAACATCGAACAGAAAGTTAGAGAAATCGTAGCCGATAGACTTGGCGTTGACCCTGAAGAGGTAACACCTGAGGCTTCATTTATTGAAGACCTTGGTGCAGATTCCCTTGACACTGTTGAATTAGTAATGGCTCTTGAAGAAGAGTTCGGAATTGAAATTCCTGACGAAGATGCCGAAAAAATCCAAACTGTTGGAGATGCTATAGAATACATCCAGAAGCACCTTTAA
- a CDS encoding bacteriohemerythrin, producing MLINPQKLPEVPYEGMNLVHRQEVQILNQLYDALKKNEPEEKIEKLLRSFEEDLENHFSYEEDLMRRTGFFAYECHLEEHNRVRKEVKEVINQWKESKNNELLIEYFNETFKNWIVEHVLTMDTVTAQWINTVINGLPFSTG from the coding sequence ATGTTAATTAACCCCCAAAAACTGCCTGAAGTACCTTATGAAGGAATGAACTTAGTTCACAGACAAGAAGTCCAGATACTCAACCAACTCTACGATGCACTGAAAAAAAACGAACCAGAAGAGAAGATAGAAAAACTCTTAAGAAGCTTTGAAGAGGATTTAGAGAATCACTTTTCTTATGAAGAAGACTTGATGAGGCGGACGGGATTTTTTGCCTATGAGTGTCACCTTGAGGAACACAACAGAGTAAGAAAGGAAGTGAAAGAAGTTATTAATCAGTGGAAAGAAAGTAAAAACAACGAACTGCTAATAGAGTATTTCAACGAAACGTTCAAGAACTGGATAGTGGAACACGTATTAACCATGGATACGGTAACAGCTCAATGGATTAACACGGTTATAAACGGGTTACCTTTCAGCACAGGCTAA
- the truA gene encoding tRNA pseudouridine(38-40) synthase TruA translates to MRNIKLTIEYLGTNYYGWQLIPKKPTIQGELLKALEKILNHPVKLIGASRTDAGVHAFGQVANFFTDRDIPLCNLKKAVNGLLPPDIKIVEVEEVPEGFHSRFSATGKRYLYKIFNRDTPSPFEYRRSWFIPFELNLETMKTASVYLIGVYDFSSFSKRDRKREINPIREINKIAFEFSDNALEIRVWGRSFLRHMVRVIVATLVKVGTGKLSPEDVKRILDAKDRSQAPYLAPPDGLYLEKVYYDDYPF, encoded by the coding sequence ATGAGAAACATCAAGCTAACGATAGAGTATTTGGGGACAAACTATTACGGCTGGCAGTTGATACCTAAAAAACCTACCATTCAAGGAGAATTACTGAAGGCTTTGGAGAAGATACTTAACCATCCTGTTAAATTGATAGGGGCAAGTAGAACAGATGCCGGCGTTCACGCTTTTGGGCAGGTTGCTAACTTCTTTACCGATAGGGATATTCCCCTCTGTAATTTAAAGAAGGCTGTGAATGGATTACTTCCTCCTGACATTAAAATTGTAGAGGTAGAAGAAGTTCCTGAAGGTTTCCATTCAAGGTTTTCAGCTACCGGCAAACGATACCTGTACAAGATTTTCAACAGAGATACTCCGAGTCCTTTTGAGTATAGGCGTTCCTGGTTTATTCCCTTTGAATTGAACCTTGAAACGATGAAAACTGCTTCTGTTTACCTTATAGGTGTTTACGATTTTTCTTCCTTTTCAAAAAGGGATAGGAAAAGGGAAATCAATCCGATAAGAGAGATTAATAAAATAGCTTTTGAGTTTTCGGACAACGCTTTGGAAATCAGAGTTTGGGGACGTTCTTTCCTCAGACATATGGTGAGAGTAATAGTTGCAACTTTGGTTAAAGTAGGAACGGGCAAACTTTCACCGGAAGATGTGAAAAGGATTTTAGACGCTAAAGACAGGTCACAGGCTCCTTACTTAGCTCCACCCGATGGCTTGTACCTTGAAAAGGTATATTACGACGATTATCCATTTTAG
- a CDS encoding cation:proton antiporter, with the protein MKLQTESLIVSFLIILAGIGALEIGFSSSILEILAGVFASNFLKLGDLKWIDFLSNLGLLGLMFFAGLETDPELMRKHFWKSLFIGFCSYFFPLISIFYVSHYLLNYSFEASLLIGIALSTTSLALVYPLLKEKNLLSLPAGQILLAGAMVVDISSMLTMSFLFEGINIYNLLFSIALLLLLFRLPKWGEKLFERYAGNQIEFRTRFIIVILIALGFLSETVHINEAVLAFTTGIFFAEFFRKDVNTEKKIRALIFGFLAPFFFFKAGYSVKLSVISPKVIFLSFVLGIIAFLTKYLGTVYATANLFRSAVYKLAGLFFNMRLTFGIVASLFGLNAGIIDEETYVALLLIIITTSVIASIVSHRLPHETEEDFLEDILKL; encoded by the coding sequence TTGAAGCTTCAAACAGAAAGTCTCATAGTTAGCTTTTTAATTATACTCGCAGGAATTGGAGCGTTAGAAATAGGTTTTTCTTCTTCTATATTAGAAATCTTAGCCGGGGTTTTTGCTTCCAACTTCCTAAAATTAGGAGACCTCAAATGGATAGACTTCCTCTCTAACCTTGGACTATTAGGTTTAATGTTTTTTGCAGGACTTGAAACAGACCCGGAACTCATGAGAAAACACTTCTGGAAAAGTTTATTCATCGGTTTCTGTTCTTACTTTTTCCCTCTTATAAGTATTTTTTATGTTTCTCATTATCTTTTGAATTATTCGTTTGAAGCATCTTTACTAATTGGTATAGCTCTTTCTACAACTTCTTTAGCTCTGGTGTATCCTTTGCTAAAAGAGAAAAATCTACTTTCCCTTCCAGCAGGTCAAATTCTGTTAGCAGGCGCCATGGTTGTTGATATATCCAGTATGCTTACGATGAGCTTCCTATTTGAAGGGATAAATATTTACAACCTTCTGTTCTCTATTGCCCTTCTCCTACTTTTGTTTAGACTTCCCAAATGGGGAGAAAAACTTTTTGAAAGGTACGCAGGAAACCAGATAGAGTTTAGAACTCGTTTTATCATTGTAATTCTAATTGCTTTAGGTTTTCTATCCGAAACTGTTCATATAAACGAAGCCGTTTTAGCCTTCACAACAGGTATATTTTTCGCTGAGTTTTTTAGGAAAGACGTTAATACGGAGAAAAAAATCCGCGCCCTCATTTTCGGCTTTTTAGCTCCTTTCTTCTTTTTCAAAGCAGGTTACTCAGTAAAACTTTCTGTGATATCCCCAAAAGTGATTTTCCTATCCTTCGTTTTAGGAATCATCGCCTTTCTGACAAAATACTTAGGTACGGTATACGCAACAGCCAACCTTTTTAGAAGTGCCGTTTACAAATTAGCTGGCTTATTCTTTAACATGCGATTGACTTTCGGTATTGTCGCTTCTTTGTTTGGACTCAATGCAGGAATAATAGATGAAGAAACTTACGTTGCTTTACTTTTAATAATAATAACAACCTCCGTTATAGCATCTATCGTGTCTCACAGACTCCCCCACGAAACGGAAGAAGATTTTTTAGAAGATATACTGAAGTTGTGA
- a CDS encoding carboxylate-amine ligase produces MKFFSSPPLTVGIELEVQLVDRNTGKLTRKADTIFENVNSPLIHREFLKSMVEFVSPVCEHPHEAVEQIQTISEKCCEVGKEEGFSIAASGTHPFAQPEEVKVTENERYLRLLSEFQEVLRNFLIYGLHVHIGFPDEKSATNAYNAFVKYAPLFLALSASSPFFRGRNTGILSYRSKIFEQLPRAGIPQQFCSYSEFTELIEILKNTKTIESLKDIWWDVRLRPDLGTVEIRICDSVSNFERLKGIANLMVMVGRLFMEETVKPTYHQINLQNRWNAARHGLNGNFIDEGANKKVGTVLLELVAQHSKKFGKLKEGAKILEKLTSVPTVAEEELRIYERTRDFKKVVAHLCFGGNE; encoded by the coding sequence ATGAAGTTTTTCAGTTCCCCACCGTTAACGGTGGGTATAGAGTTAGAAGTTCAATTGGTAGATAGAAATACGGGTAAGTTAACGAGAAAAGCTGACACAATCTTTGAAAATGTGAATTCTCCGTTAATACACAGGGAATTTCTCAAATCTATGGTGGAGTTTGTTTCCCCCGTATGTGAACATCCCCACGAAGCTGTAGAACAGATTCAGACTATATCTGAGAAGTGTTGCGAGGTTGGAAAAGAGGAGGGATTTTCTATAGCAGCATCCGGAACTCATCCGTTTGCCCAACCTGAAGAGGTAAAAGTTACTGAAAACGAAAGATATTTAAGGCTCTTAAGTGAATTTCAAGAAGTTTTACGCAACTTCCTGATATACGGATTACACGTTCACATAGGCTTTCCTGACGAGAAGTCAGCAACTAACGCCTATAACGCTTTTGTTAAATATGCACCTCTGTTTTTAGCTTTATCCGCTTCCTCGCCGTTTTTCAGAGGAAGAAACACAGGAATTTTATCCTACAGAAGTAAGATATTTGAGCAGCTACCAAGAGCCGGAATACCGCAGCAGTTCTGCTCCTACTCAGAGTTCACAGAATTAATAGAAATTTTAAAAAACACTAAAACTATAGAATCTTTGAAGGACATATGGTGGGATGTAAGGTTAAGACCGGACTTAGGAACTGTTGAAATCAGAATATGTGACTCTGTGTCAAACTTTGAAAGGCTAAAGGGGATAGCTAACCTTATGGTTATGGTAGGAAGATTATTTATGGAGGAAACCGTAAAGCCAACGTACCACCAGATAAACCTGCAAAACCGATGGAACGCAGCAAGGCATGGACTAAACGGCAATTTCATAGATGAAGGAGCAAATAAGAAGGTAGGAACGGTTCTTTTAGAGTTGGTTGCACAACACAGCAAAAAATTTGGGAAGCTGAAAGAAGGCGCCAAAATATTGGAAAAACTTACAAGCGTTCCCACAGTTGCAGAAGAGGAATTGAGAATTTATGAAAGGACAAGAGATTTCAAAAAAGTAGTAGCCCACCTGTGTTTCGGAGGAAACGAATGA
- the ggt gene encoding gamma-glutamyltransferase: MKGVVAAGDRLTAEAGIEVLKAGGNAFDAVVAACFAAPMCEPALTSAGGGGFLLAVSPNSSPLLYDFFVDVPPKRIENPNFYPIYVDFGDTVQEFHIGAGAIAVPGFVAGLLRVHTERGRLPLREVLTPAIEYAKKGVNLSPLQASFVKLLEPIFTATEEAKKIYTVNGKLIDENVLFKNPDYADFLELIAEEGQWAFYEGEIADKIEKVSIEKGGIIRKEDLARYKVFEREPLKVNFKGKQVYTNPPPSSGGILIAFTLKLLKDCQMEKWGSLNHIASLIESMEVTTKFRSKFVNGNLHKDKIEELLENEDLIETFKNLFVRKLNLWGNTTHISVYDSEGNGAAVTTTNGEGSGIIIPDCGVMLNNMLGEEDLNPKGFFKWEPYVRLPSMMSPTAVFEGEKLKLLLGSAGSNRIRSAILQVLLNSEVFGMNVKEAVSKPRLHFENGTVYVEPGFSDSVIEEVERHYKVVRFREKNLFFGGVQAVTGYFEGAGDERRGGVSITL, encoded by the coding sequence ATGAAAGGAGTTGTAGCGGCAGGAGATAGACTGACAGCAGAAGCAGGAATAGAAGTTCTTAAAGCAGGTGGCAACGCCTTTGATGCAGTAGTGGCAGCTTGTTTTGCAGCTCCTATGTGTGAACCGGCACTTACCAGTGCAGGGGGGGGAGGATTTTTACTCGCAGTTTCTCCAAATAGTTCTCCTCTGCTTTACGACTTCTTCGTTGACGTTCCACCCAAAAGGATTGAAAATCCGAACTTTTATCCTATCTACGTTGACTTTGGCGATACTGTTCAGGAATTTCATATAGGAGCAGGAGCAATAGCTGTTCCGGGATTTGTAGCAGGTTTATTGAGAGTTCATACTGAAAGAGGCAGACTTCCTTTAAGAGAAGTTCTCACCCCCGCAATAGAATACGCGAAAAAGGGCGTAAATCTTTCGCCTTTACAGGCTTCTTTCGTGAAGCTGTTGGAACCTATATTTACAGCAACAGAAGAAGCAAAGAAAATTTACACTGTCAACGGAAAACTTATAGATGAAAACGTTCTTTTCAAAAACCCCGACTACGCAGACTTTTTAGAGCTGATAGCTGAGGAAGGGCAGTGGGCGTTTTACGAAGGAGAAATAGCAGATAAAATAGAAAAGGTTTCTATTGAAAAAGGTGGAATTATTAGAAAAGAAGACCTTGCAAGATATAAAGTTTTTGAAAGAGAACCTTTAAAAGTGAACTTCAAAGGAAAGCAAGTTTATACCAATCCACCGCCTTCTTCTGGAGGAATACTGATTGCTTTTACCCTGAAACTACTTAAAGATTGCCAGATGGAAAAGTGGGGAAGTTTAAATCATATAGCTTCTCTTATAGAAAGTATGGAAGTAACAACGAAATTTAGAAGCAAATTTGTGAACGGTAACCTCCACAAAGATAAAATAGAAGAACTTTTAGAAAATGAGGACTTAATAGAAACTTTTAAAAACTTGTTTGTTAGAAAATTGAACCTGTGGGGTAACACTACCCACATAAGCGTTTACGACTCAGAAGGTAACGGTGCAGCCGTAACAACAACAAACGGCGAAGGGTCTGGAATTATCATACCTGACTGCGGCGTCATGCTCAACAACATGTTGGGAGAAGAAGATTTAAATCCTAAAGGATTCTTTAAATGGGAGCCTTACGTACGACTTCCTTCTATGATGTCTCCTACTGCCGTATTTGAAGGAGAAAAACTAAAACTGCTTTTAGGAAGCGCCGGGAGTAACAGGATAAGAAGTGCCATTTTACAGGTACTGCTTAACTCAGAAGTATTTGGAATGAACGTTAAGGAAGCCGTTTCAAAACCACGACTCCACTTTGAAAATGGAACGGTTTACGTGGAGCCAGGATTCTCAGACAGCGTAATTGAAGAAGTGGAAAGACACTATAAGGTCGTTAGGTTTAGAGAAAAAAACCTGTTTTTCGGTGGCGTTCAAGCAGTAACAGGATATTTTGAAGGGGCAGGAGATGAGAGACGCGGAGGAGTTAGCATTACTTTATAA